tatagaagaacaatattttttctcgATAGAGAATAACATTATTAATGatattatatcatataatatagtatgATCCTTAGGAAATCTACAGTCTTGACATAAGCAGAACAATGATCAAGATCATTAACACAACTCAAAATCTCTGCCGCTTTGGTTCGAATCCGATCTAGAGTTTGATATCGAATCTTCGAGCTCTCTTAAAAAACTGTTGTCGTCTTCGTTGTGTGACTTTATCTCAGAGATCAGCTGTCTGAGATCAGAAGTTTCCTCTTTAAGCTTAGCGTTCTCCTTTAAAGCAAGCTCATGGCTTTCAGATACGCGGTTCAGCTTATCCATAAGACAGTGGTTATCAGTGCGAAGTCTTATCACTTGAGACCAAAGCTCATCGAGATGTCTCTGCTTTCTCATTCTTGACCTACGAGCAGATTCCCTGTTAGAGATCATTCTCCTTTGTTTCCTCTCATCGATGACCATACTTTGTTGGTGATCTTCGTCTGAAGTTGAGTTGTTGCTCGTCATTAGATCCTGACCATTGGATGATGAAgagtagttgttgttgttgatcagACCATTGAGGTGGTAGAAGGAGGAACAAGAAGTAGGAGAAGAGGGCATGTTGAAGTACTCAGACTCCATGATTGGTGTTTggttattatatttatctGGTGGTAGATAGTGGAAGTATCCAGTGAGTTCGGCTGGAATCGTGTTCATGATctttgctt
This sequence is a window from Arabidopsis thaliana chromosome 1 sequence. Protein-coding genes within it:
- the bZIP58 gene encoding basic leucine-zipper 58 (basic leucine-zipper 58 (bZIP58); FUNCTIONS IN: DNA binding, protein homodimerization activity, protein heterodimerization activity, sequence-specific DNA binding transcription factor activity; INVOLVED IN: regulation of transcription, DNA-dependent; EXPRESSED IN: 16 plant structures; EXPRESSED DURING: 7 growth stages; CONTAINS InterPro DOMAIN/s: Basic-leucine zipper (bZIP) transcription factor (InterPro:IPR004827), bZIP transcription factor, bZIP-1 (InterPro:IPR011616); BEST Arabidopsis thaliana protein match is: basic leucine-zipper 48 (TAIR:AT2G04038.1); Has 2046 Blast hits to 2038 proteins in 142 species: Archae - 0; Bacteria - 6; Metazoa - 51; Fungi - 55; Plants - 1834; Viruses - 0; Other Eukaryotes - 100 (source: NCBI BLink).); the protein is MNTIPAELTGYFHYLPPDKYNNQTPIMESEYFNMPSSPTSCSSFYHLNGLINNNNYSSSSNGQDLMTSNNSTSDEDHQQSMVIDERKQRRMISNRESARRSRMRKQRHLDELWSQVIRLRTDNHCLMDKLNRVSESHELALKENAKLKEETSDLRQLISEIKSHNEDDNSFLRELEDSISNSRSDSNQSGRDFELC